In one Dermacentor albipictus isolate Rhodes 1998 colony chromosome 4, USDA_Dalb.pri_finalv2, whole genome shotgun sequence genomic region, the following are encoded:
- the Sgf11 gene encoding ataxin-7-like protein 3, whose protein sequence is MQQPHLENASTTANAPVSSKVLDEHSMSIFEELVDDVILGTCFEVHRSVKLGILFLDEATDDEKKYEIVDEVGLDVFGQVPLKKQFECVCPNCQRNLAASRFAPHLEKCMGMGRNSSRIASKRIANTGRAESDVDDYDNDSDWNYLSDRKPAKKRKDKNCTRRIKGKPKNGEQASTSSASGEPSNNISTYESLSMEERKALLTQMCGVVSEHTKKMCTRSQRCPQHTDEQRKAVRQFLLNQGTGSSTLSADTGDEVHIDVDTFDEADNHALHDTIGQMWESVSSTNSSPADSSFQSNNGAVGKKKDKRLQPFGSSTKKPNKSRPSSSGPSSVAADPMSSDLL, encoded by the exons ATGCAGCAACCTCACCTTGAAAATGCGAGCACAACGGCGAATGCCCCTGTCTCCAGCAAGGTGTTGGAC GAGCATAGTATGAGCATATTCGAAGAACTTGTGGACGACGTCATACTGGGAACCTGCTTCGAAGTTCACCGGTCTGTCAAATTGGGCATCTTATTTCTGGACGAAGCCACGGATGA CGAAAAAAAATATG AAATAGTGGACGAGGTAGGCTTGGATGTATTTGGTCAAGTTCCTCTGAAGAAACAGTTCGAATGCGTGTGTCCCAACTGTCAAAGAAATTTGGCTGCGTCGCGCTTTGCGCCTCACCTAGAGAAATGCATGGGTATgggaagaaacagctcaaggatCGCAAGCAAAAG GATTGCCAACACCGGAAGAGCTGAAAGCGACGTAGATGACTATGATAATGACAGTGACTGGAACTACCTGTCCGATCGAAAAC CAGCCAAGAAAAGGAAAGATAAGAACTGTACACGTAGAATCAAAGGGAAACCTAAAAATG GAGAACAAGCAAGCACTAGCAGTGCATCAGGAGAGCCCTCAAACAACATCTCAACTTATGAAAGCCTTTCAATGG AGGAAAGAAAGGCTTTGTTGACCCAG ATGTGTGGAGTGGTCTCTGAGCACACTAAAAAAATGTGCACACGCTCTCAGCGTTGCCCCCAGCACACGGACGAGCAACGCAAAGCAGTCAGGCAGTTCCTTTTGAATCAAGGCACTGG AAGCAGCACACTATCTGCAGACACTGGTGATGAAGTGCACATTGACGTGGACACTTTTGACGAGGCCGACAACCACGCACTGCATGACACAATCGGGCAGATGTGGGAAAGCGTCAGTTCTACCAATTCCTCCCCTGCAGATAGTAGCTTCCAAAGCAACAATG GAGCAGTGGGAAAAAAGAAGGACAAACGTCTGCAGCCTTTTGGCAGCTCAACAAAGAAACCCAACAAGTCTCGGCCTAGCAGCAGTGGCCCTTCGAGCGTGGCTGCTGACCCAATGAGCTCCGACCTGCTTTGA
- the Hus1-like gene encoding checkpoint protein HUS1 isoform X4, with product MKFRGRIVDIVCIQQLSKIVHTVSKLAKDVTLRITTDCVYFILNEDAVSGGGWLWADIPQETLFQEYNMQGVSEEFNEIYLDVVADHIVKALKSAAAAKSLKVKLTKRQTPCLSFEIELPSLVSTSRTVVHDVPVSVIPRRLWNNFAQPDVEEGDIVTHMPSLKVMKNVVDKMKNLSSYATITISSDHGMTVSVQTDMVTVTTHFKGLQFPLSRDGTVSHDGVYEARIDLRKLVPVLLAQQLNPRQVTCIRPGHKALWV from the exons ATGAAGTTTCGTGGACGAATAGTAGACATCGTGTGCATTCAGCAGCTTTCTA AAATCGTGCACACAGTTTCTAAACTAGCTAAGGATGTCACCTTGCGCATCACTACGGATTGCGTCTATTTCATTCTAAATGAAGACGCTGTAAGCGGCGGCGGGTGGCTTTGGGCTGACATACCGCAG GAAACCCTGTTTCAAGAGTACAACATGCAAGGTGTCTCAGAGGAATTTAACGAGATATATCTCGATGTTGTCGCTGACCACATTGTGAAAGCACTGAAGTCAGCAGCAGCTGCGAAGTCGCTAAAGGTTAAGCTGACTAAAAGGCAAACTCCTTGTTTAAGTTTCGAAATAGAATTG CCATCACTAGTCTCAACATCTCGAACTGTTGTTCACGACGTGCCAGTGTCCGTTATACCACGAAGGCTGTGGAATAACTTTGCTCAACCAGATGTGGAAGAAGGCGAT ATAGTTACCCACATGCCATCATTAAAGGTGATGAAAAACGTTGTGGACAAAATGAAGAACCTGAGTTCATATGCG ACCATAACAATCTCCAGCGATCATGGAATGACTGTATCTGTTCAAACAGACATGGTCACTGTGACTACACATTTCAAAGGACTGCAGTTCCCTCTTTCTC GTGATGGCACCGTTTCTCACGATGGTGTTTACGAAGCTCGCATTGATTTGCGAAAATTGGTGCCAGTGCTTTTGGCACAGCAGCTGAATCCAAGACAGGTTACATGCA TAAGGCCAGGCCATAAGGCGCTCTGGGTATGA
- the Hus1-like gene encoding checkpoint protein HUS1 isoform X3, whose amino-acid sequence MKFRGRIVDIVCIQQLSKIVHTVSKLAKDVTLRITTDCVYFILNEDAVSGGGWLWADIPQETLFQEYNMQGVSEEFNEIYLDVVADHIVKALKSAAAAKSLKVKLTKRQTPCLSFEIELPSLVSTSRTVVHDVPVSVIPRRLWNNFAQPDVEEGDIVTHMPSLKVMKNVVDKMKNLSSYATITISSDHGMTVSVQTDMVTVTTHFKGLQFPLSRDGTVSHDGVYEARIDLRKLVPVLLAQQLNPRQVTCKIAHKKLCHITFNHDYGSLQYLLPCVYS is encoded by the exons ATGAAGTTTCGTGGACGAATAGTAGACATCGTGTGCATTCAGCAGCTTTCTA AAATCGTGCACACAGTTTCTAAACTAGCTAAGGATGTCACCTTGCGCATCACTACGGATTGCGTCTATTTCATTCTAAATGAAGACGCTGTAAGCGGCGGCGGGTGGCTTTGGGCTGACATACCGCAG GAAACCCTGTTTCAAGAGTACAACATGCAAGGTGTCTCAGAGGAATTTAACGAGATATATCTCGATGTTGTCGCTGACCACATTGTGAAAGCACTGAAGTCAGCAGCAGCTGCGAAGTCGCTAAAGGTTAAGCTGACTAAAAGGCAAACTCCTTGTTTAAGTTTCGAAATAGAATTG CCATCACTAGTCTCAACATCTCGAACTGTTGTTCACGACGTGCCAGTGTCCGTTATACCACGAAGGCTGTGGAATAACTTTGCTCAACCAGATGTGGAAGAAGGCGAT ATAGTTACCCACATGCCATCATTAAAGGTGATGAAAAACGTTGTGGACAAAATGAAGAACCTGAGTTCATATGCG ACCATAACAATCTCCAGCGATCATGGAATGACTGTATCTGTTCAAACAGACATGGTCACTGTGACTACACATTTCAAAGGACTGCAGTTCCCTCTTTCTC GTGATGGCACCGTTTCTCACGATGGTGTTTACGAAGCTCGCATTGATTTGCGAAAATTGGTGCCAGTGCTTTTGGCACAGCAGCTGAATCCAAGACAGGTTACATGCA AAATTGCACACAAGAAGTTGTGCCACATCACTTTCAACCATGACTACGGTTCCTTGCAGTACTTACTACCATGCGTGTATAGCTAG
- the Hus1-like gene encoding checkpoint protein HUS1 isoform X2 — translation MKFRGRIVDIVCIQQLSKIVHTVSKLAKDVTLRITTDCVYFILNEDAVSGGGWLWADIPQETLFQEYNMQGVSEEFNEIYLDVVADHIVKALKSAAAAKSLKVKLTKRQTPCLSFEIELPSLVSTSRTVVHDVPVSVIPRRLWNNFAQPDVEEGDTITISSDHGMTVSVQTDMVTVTTHFKGLQFPLSRDGTVSHDGVYEARIDLRKLVPVLLAQQLNPRQVTCRDFSACRALPFQNIVRLICQGRVHAPSRHEKGRLRHAIKLVQEAPVWLQDRMAYSVEP, via the exons ATGAAGTTTCGTGGACGAATAGTAGACATCGTGTGCATTCAGCAGCTTTCTA AAATCGTGCACACAGTTTCTAAACTAGCTAAGGATGTCACCTTGCGCATCACTACGGATTGCGTCTATTTCATTCTAAATGAAGACGCTGTAAGCGGCGGCGGGTGGCTTTGGGCTGACATACCGCAG GAAACCCTGTTTCAAGAGTACAACATGCAAGGTGTCTCAGAGGAATTTAACGAGATATATCTCGATGTTGTCGCTGACCACATTGTGAAAGCACTGAAGTCAGCAGCAGCTGCGAAGTCGCTAAAGGTTAAGCTGACTAAAAGGCAAACTCCTTGTTTAAGTTTCGAAATAGAATTG CCATCACTAGTCTCAACATCTCGAACTGTTGTTCACGACGTGCCAGTGTCCGTTATACCACGAAGGCTGTGGAATAACTTTGCTCAACCAGATGTGGAAGAAGGCGAT ACCATAACAATCTCCAGCGATCATGGAATGACTGTATCTGTTCAAACAGACATGGTCACTGTGACTACACATTTCAAAGGACTGCAGTTCCCTCTTTCTC GTGATGGCACCGTTTCTCACGATGGTGTTTACGAAGCTCGCATTGATTTGCGAAAATTGGTGCCAGTGCTTTTGGCACAGCAGCTGAATCCAAGACAGGTTACATGCA gggactTCTCGGCATGCCGCGCGCTACCCTTCCAAAACATTGTGCGACTAATCTGCCAGGGCAGGGTGCATGCACCGTCGCGCCATGAAAAAGGCAGGTTAAGGCATGCTATCAAGCTGGTGCAAGAAGCTCCTGTCTGGCTACAGGACCGAATGGCATATTCAGTTGAGCCATGA
- the Hus1-like gene encoding checkpoint protein HUS1 isoform X1: MKFRGRIVDIVCIQQLSKIVHTVSKLAKDVTLRITTDCVYFILNEDAVSGGGWLWADIPQETLFQEYNMQGVSEEFNEIYLDVVADHIVKALKSAAAAKSLKVKLTKRQTPCLSFEIELPSLVSTSRTVVHDVPVSVIPRRLWNNFAQPDVEEGDIVTHMPSLKVMKNVVDKMKNLSSYATITISSDHGMTVSVQTDMVTVTTHFKGLQFPLSRDGTVSHDGVYEARIDLRKLVPVLLAQQLNPRQVTCRDFSACRALPFQNIVRLICQGRVHAPSRHEKGRLRHAIKLVQEAPVWLQDRMAYSVEP, from the exons ATGAAGTTTCGTGGACGAATAGTAGACATCGTGTGCATTCAGCAGCTTTCTA AAATCGTGCACACAGTTTCTAAACTAGCTAAGGATGTCACCTTGCGCATCACTACGGATTGCGTCTATTTCATTCTAAATGAAGACGCTGTAAGCGGCGGCGGGTGGCTTTGGGCTGACATACCGCAG GAAACCCTGTTTCAAGAGTACAACATGCAAGGTGTCTCAGAGGAATTTAACGAGATATATCTCGATGTTGTCGCTGACCACATTGTGAAAGCACTGAAGTCAGCAGCAGCTGCGAAGTCGCTAAAGGTTAAGCTGACTAAAAGGCAAACTCCTTGTTTAAGTTTCGAAATAGAATTG CCATCACTAGTCTCAACATCTCGAACTGTTGTTCACGACGTGCCAGTGTCCGTTATACCACGAAGGCTGTGGAATAACTTTGCTCAACCAGATGTGGAAGAAGGCGAT ATAGTTACCCACATGCCATCATTAAAGGTGATGAAAAACGTTGTGGACAAAATGAAGAACCTGAGTTCATATGCG ACCATAACAATCTCCAGCGATCATGGAATGACTGTATCTGTTCAAACAGACATGGTCACTGTGACTACACATTTCAAAGGACTGCAGTTCCCTCTTTCTC GTGATGGCACCGTTTCTCACGATGGTGTTTACGAAGCTCGCATTGATTTGCGAAAATTGGTGCCAGTGCTTTTGGCACAGCAGCTGAATCCAAGACAGGTTACATGCA gggactTCTCGGCATGCCGCGCGCTACCCTTCCAAAACATTGTGCGACTAATCTGCCAGGGCAGGGTGCATGCACCGTCGCGCCATGAAAAAGGCAGGTTAAGGCATGCTATCAAGCTGGTGCAAGAAGCTCCTGTCTGGCTACAGGACCGAATGGCATATTCAGTTGAGCCATGA
- the LOC139059381 gene encoding thioredoxin domain-containing protein 5 produces MFSRVSKAFTMFHKIFVTLTVLLAAKCVFAVSSDPDLEKFLITVAKHDRVAVIFTQECCTCTDCVELEQILNAKQQELSEDYGVGVVKVVSKPQIEERYGVTSRPTLVFFRQSVPAVFEGRHDPDSILEWIGQSLEPSVKALDDNSFEHLTQAATGATTGNWLVVFHTDKCVKKDLATGVLEGLSSQVKGATTVAKVDIDRSPGLVERFSIKECPTILFFRLGKMYKYNVKKLEIKSLKNFVDGLYKNMKAHPVPVLQTPFDKLVEKIADFIKEHRRTVMLGFVAFFSVTYTLYKALSLRNTQKQVKKD; encoded by the exons ATGTTCTCACGTGTATCTAAGGCATTTACCATGTTTCACAAAATTTTTGTGACACTAACTGTGCTGTTAGCAGCAAAATGCGTGTTCGCTGTTTCCTCTGACCCTGATCTTGAGAAATTCCTCATTACTGTTGCAAAACACGATCGCGTGGCCGTAATATTCA CACAAGAGTGCTGCACCTGCACGGATTGCGTCGAACTGGAACAGATTTTGAATGCAAAACAGCAGGAGCTAAGCGAAGACTATGGAGTTGGTGTTGTGAAAGTGGTTAGCAAACCGCAGATTGAAGAACGTTACGGCGTCACGTCTCGCCCGACGCTAGTCTTCTTTCGACAATCTGTTCCTGCTGTTTTCGAAG GTCGCCACGACCCCGACAGCATACTGGAATGGATCGGCCAGAGCTTGGAGCCTTCAGTAAAGGCCCTCGATGACAATTCCTTTGAGCATCTTACACAGGCTGCGACAGGAGCCACTACGGGCAACTGGCTTGTGGTTTT CCACACAGACAAATGCGTGAAAAAAGATTTGGCCACTGGCGTGCTGGAGGGGCTATCGTCGCA GGTTAAAGGAGCCACAACTGTTGCCAAAGTCGACATTGATCGTTCTCCAGGCCTGGTGGAAAGGTTTTCAATCAAGGAATGCCCCACCATCCTTTT CTTCCGGTTAGGTAAAATGTACAAGTACAATGTCAAGAAGCTGGAGATCAAATCATTGAAGAATTTTGTGGATGGCTTGTACAAAAACATGAAGGCCCATCCAGTGCCAGTGCTTCAGACACCATT CGACAAGTTAGTTGAAAAAATTGCAGACTTCATTAAG GAACACAGAAGAACTGTGATGCTGGGGTTTGTGGCATTTTTCTCTGTCACATACACCTTGTACAAGGCTCTTTCACTTCGGAACACGCAGAAACAAGTAAAGAAGGATTGA